Within the Bacillus sp. FSL K6-3431 genome, the region TGACAGCAGTAGCATCAAACATATAGGCGACAGATCCACTTACGCCCATATTTCCACCATTTTTACCGAAAGCAGCACGTACCTCTGATGCTGTTCGATTCACATTATTTGTTAGTGCATCTACGATTACCATAGATCCATTTGGTCCAAATCCCTCGTATCGGAGTTCATCATAGCTCTCTTCTGAACCGCCTTTTGCTTTTTCAATCGCACGGTCAATAATCGCTTTCGGCACACTGTATGTTTTTGCACGTTCAAGTACGACTTTTAATGCCTGATTTGATTCCGGATCTGGCTCACCTTGCTTAGCTGCCACATAAATTTCTCGTCCAAACTTTGCATAAATACGACTTGTATTGGCATCCTTTGATGCTTTTTTTTCTTTAATATTATTCCATTTACGTCCCATAATGAACACTCACTTTCAACTTTGAATCAACACAAATAATAAAATAAATAAGCTACTTCAACTATGTAGAGTTCATACTGCGAACAACAATAATAATCGAAGGTAAATACCCATTCACGAGCTTATATTATACCTTATATGTGCAATTTATGACGAGAATAATTTCAAAAAAGTGTAAAAAAGTTGCCTTGTTTTTAATTTATTATTTGAGAAATCGGCATCAACTTTTATGAGAGCCTAATTTTTTGAAATATATTTTTTCCCATAGATTCCATGGAATAATCATTTTTAAGAAAAAGCTAAGTTTCACACTTTTTCCAATTGGAAATCTGAATTTCTTGCACTTATTATGCGTACAGATGTCAGCGATAAGGGTAGCAACGTCACTTGGGTCCCCATGGCTGCTTTTACTCTTTTCTAATTCGTTTTCAATTGAAATCATATAAGTGGAATATGGAGATGTGCTAAGTCTGGAACGCTCCGCTATCCTCTTGCCCCGAGACCAAATATTGGTTTTAAATGAACCTGGTTCAACTAAAGCTACATCGATACCTATTGGTTTGACTTCATATCGCAAGCATTCAGTCCAACCTTCAAGCGCGTGTTTTGATGCAACGTATGGGGATAATCCTGGAAACCCCATTTTGCCTGAAATACTACTTAAATTGATAATCTTTCCATGTTGCTGTTTTCTCATATATGGA harbors:
- a CDS encoding SDR family oxidoreductase translates to MNNQTAIITGASSGFGLLTVVELAKRGFSVIATMRNLESKETIIELCKHEGMENRLHFIQLDVTCPKSIENFSVQIAELPTIDILINNAGFALGGFCEEVSVLEYKEQFETNFFGVIAVTQAVLPYMRKQQHGKIINLSSISGKMGFPGLSPYVASKHALEGWTECLRYEVKPIGIDVALVEPGSFKTNIWSRGKRIAERSRLSTSPYSTYMISIENELEKSKSSHGDPSDVATLIADICTHNKCKKFRFPIGKSVKLSFFLKMIIPWNLWEKIYFKKLGSHKS
- a CDS encoding YebC/PmpR family DNA-binding transcriptional regulator, encoding MGRKWNNIKEKKASKDANTSRIYAKFGREIYVAAKQGEPDPESNQALKVVLERAKTYSVPKAIIDRAIEKAKGGSEESYDELRYEGFGPNGSMVIVDALTNNVNRTASEVRAAFGKNGGNMGVSGSVAYMFDATAVIGLEGKTADDVLEILMEADIDVRDILEEDESVIVYAEPDQFHAMQDAFNQAGITEFTVAEVTMIAQNDITLPEDVEAQFEKMIDALDDLEDVGQVYHNVDFSE